The following are from one region of the Roseobacter fucihabitans genome:
- a CDS encoding riboflavin synthase translates to MFTGIITDIGTITVLVQEGDLRARIRTSYDTRSIDIGASIASDGVCLTVVDLGPDWYEVQISAETVEKTNIGRNNWAIGKRVNLERALRVGDELGGHIVSGHVDGVAEVVSVIEEGDSTRVTLRAPDALARFIAPKGSVALNGTSLTVNDVSGAEFGINFIPHTKIATTWGDVAVGDAVNLEIDTLARYVARLAEMPPA, encoded by the coding sequence ATGTTCACCGGCATCATCACAGACATCGGAACGATCACCGTTTTGGTGCAAGAGGGCGATCTGCGCGCCCGTATTCGCACATCATATGACACCCGGAGCATTGATATCGGTGCGTCCATCGCGTCGGATGGTGTGTGTCTGACGGTGGTTGATCTGGGGCCTGACTGGTATGAGGTTCAGATCAGCGCGGAGACTGTCGAAAAGACCAACATCGGGCGCAACAACTGGGCCATTGGCAAGCGTGTCAATCTGGAACGCGCCCTGCGGGTGGGTGATGAGTTGGGCGGGCATATTGTGTCGGGCCATGTGGATGGTGTGGCCGAGGTCGTCTCCGTGATCGAGGAGGGGGACAGCACCCGCGTGACCCTGCGTGCACCGGATGCGCTGGCCCGCTTCATCGCGCCGAAGGGGTCGGTGGCGCTGAATGGGACATCGCTGACGGTCAATGACGTGTCGGGGGCCGAGTTCGGGATCAATTTCATTCCCCATACTAAAATTGCCACGACATGGGGCGATGTCGCGGTTGGGGATGCGGTTAATCTGGAGATCGATACATTGGCGCGTTACGTCGCGCGCCTGGCCGAAATGCCGCCTGCCTGA